The uncultured Fusobacterium sp. DNA window TTAACACAATTCTTAACTGGGTTGCTACAGGATTAAGTGGATTCTCTGCTTCTGTATGTGCTTGGGTTATGTATATATTCCAATCTGTATTTAACTTCTTTGTTGTATCAGGTTCTGGTCAAGCAGCTTTAACTATGCCTATTATGGCTCCACTTTCAGATTTAGTTGGAGTTTCAAGACAAGTTGCTGTTGTAGCTTTCCAATTAGGAGATGGATTCACTAACCTTATCGTTCCTACATCTGGAATCTTAATAGCAATTCTTGGTGTTGCTAAACTAGATTGGGTTGTTTGGGCTAAATTCCAAATAAAATTCCAAGGAATTTTATTCTTCTTCGGTTCATTATTTGTTATTGGTGGAGTTTTAATGAACTTACAATAGTTTCTAACTATTATTAAATATTTTTGGGTGACTAATTGATTTAAAATATCTTTTAGTCACCTTTTATTTTAGGAGGATTTATGCAAGAATTTTTTTATATTCTTTGTTATCTTAGCTTTCTCCTAATTTTAGGAGTTATAATTAAAAGTAGATTTAAAATTTTTCAAGAATTATTTATTCCCTCTTCTATTATAGGAGGTATAATTGGTCTTTTTTTTAGTCCTGAAGTTATGGGAAGAATCTCTATATTTTCTATTTCAAATGAATGGATAAAAACTATATCTCTACTACCATCTCTTCTAATTGTTCCTATTATAGCTAGTGTTCCATTAGGAATGGATTTTAAGATAAAAAATAGCAAAGGAGAGGTTAAAGATATATTAATTACAAGTTTTATTCTATTTATAGTAACTTTTTTACAATTAGGAGTAGGATATTTTGTTAATTTTATATATACTTATATCTTAAAAAAAGAGCTCTACTCTGCTTTTGGAGCTGAATTGAATACTGGTTTTGCTGGTGGACATGGAACAGCTGGAATGATTGGAAAAACATTGCAAGAGATGAATATGGAGTATTGGAATACAGCTCAAGGAATAGCTGTTACCACAGCTACTTTTGGATTAGTTGGTGGAATTTTATTGGGAATATTTCTTATAAATAGAGCTTGTAGAAAAGGAGAAACAGCCCTTTTAAAAAGTCCTAGTAATATTCCATCAGAATTAAAAAGGGGATATTATCAAGATATATCTAAACAAAGTTCTCTAGGAAGAGAAACCATGTTATCCTCTTCAATTGATACTTTAGCTTTTCATATAGCTATTATTTTCTCTGTTTGTGGTTTATCATATATCATTTTAAACACAGTAAAAAAATACAAAATCCCTATTATTTCCTCTATATCTATTTGGG harbors:
- a CDS encoding sodium/glutamate symporter, encoding MQEFFYILCYLSFLLILGVIIKSRFKIFQELFIPSSIIGGIIGLFFSPEVMGRISIFSISNEWIKTISLLPSLLIVPIIASVPLGMDFKIKNSKGEVKDILITSFILFIVTFLQLGVGYFVNFIYTYILKKELYSAFGAELNTGFAGGHGTAGMIGKTLQEMNMEYWNTAQGIAVTTATFGLVGGILLGIFLINRACRKGETALLKSPSNIPSELKRGYYQDISKQSSLGRETMLSSSIDTLAFHIAIIFSVCGLSYIILNTVKKYKIPIISSISIWALAMIIMMIVWQIMKKMRLEWCVDVKIKSRISALFTEFAIVSAITSLPIKAVFTYFFPILIMIILGFITTWYCIRYYSYKYFKNNYPFERAISMAGTSFGVFLTGILLLKICDPDFSSPVLGDYSLGFSLTALIGPLLIILSISLSIGYGPLIPLLLNTILLLISSFIIKRIDISI